A genomic segment from Halorubrum depositum encodes:
- a CDS encoding DEAD/DEAH box helicase: MAEPSGMDAFAHLGSEVREALSDQGFSTPTEPQREAIPPLAEGKNALVLAPTGTGKTETAMLPVFDAVVDARDSPGDQPREGISALYITPLRALNRDMMDRLEWWGDRLGVEVAVRHGDTTRYERSKQADDPPDVLITTPESLQAILTGSKMRVALEDVAHVVIDEVHELASAKRGAQLTVGLERLRRVAGPFQRVGLSATVGTPEEVGRFLVGSGKRDPDRPGDREFEIVEVAAGTRTDVRVLDPEITGRDTTLAGELAVDETTASHVRTIREIVADRESTLIFVNTRQTAEALGSRFKTLAEREEKDGAVDDPTEIEVHHGSLSKDVRIDVEDRFKAGEIDGLVCTSSMELGIDVGRVDHVVQYGSPREVARLLQRVGRAGHRRDLVSEGTVVTQGGDDTLEALAIARRADAELVEPAAIHHGSLDTVANQIVGVVMDEGDVHAREAYDTVTSAYPFRDLSEPQFQEIVRELDGNRLLWLDEESDTLEKSGGTWQYFYANLSMIPDESTYEVYDMSSRRGIGTLDERFVVNFAGPGETFIQRGEMWRITEVDEEEERVNVTPIADPAGEVPSWIGREIPVPKPVAEEVGRIRGEAAEALEAGSTPEAVAADLAERYPADEGTIAAALKPVVDHVDAGHPVPADRRVVIEGSARTVAVNAAFGHEVNETLARLLAALVGQRAGSSVGMDVDPYRIEFEVPHGVDPATFREVLETTDPDRLEAYLELALKKSDALKFTLAQVAAKFGAVKRYREGRGRFGGDRLLAALEGTPVYDEALREVFHADLAVAETAEVLREVRDGSLDLEIARERTPLGTAGRSAGTEFLVPENADADVIETVRERIRNDRVILFCLHCADWKRTTKVRRIPDRPECPECGSTRVAALNPWDDETVAAVRATEKDEEQERRTKRAHRAASLVQTHGKRAVIALAARGVGPHNAARIINKLREDDDEFYRDVLRQEREYARTQSFWD, encoded by the coding sequence ATGGCGGAACCGTCGGGCATGGACGCGTTCGCGCACCTCGGGAGCGAGGTCCGGGAGGCGCTCTCCGATCAGGGTTTCTCCACCCCCACCGAACCCCAGCGCGAGGCGATCCCGCCGCTCGCCGAGGGGAAGAACGCCCTCGTCCTCGCCCCGACGGGCACCGGGAAGACGGAGACCGCGATGCTCCCCGTCTTCGACGCGGTCGTCGACGCCCGCGACTCGCCCGGGGACCAGCCCCGCGAGGGGATCTCCGCGCTGTACATCACGCCGCTCCGCGCGCTCAACCGCGACATGATGGACCGGCTGGAGTGGTGGGGCGACCGGCTCGGCGTCGAGGTCGCGGTGCGCCACGGTGACACCACGCGGTACGAGCGGAGCAAACAGGCCGACGACCCGCCGGACGTGCTCATCACGACGCCGGAGAGCCTCCAGGCGATCCTGACGGGCTCGAAGATGCGGGTCGCGCTTGAGGACGTGGCCCACGTCGTGATCGACGAGGTCCACGAGCTGGCCTCGGCGAAGCGCGGCGCGCAGCTCACGGTCGGGCTCGAACGCCTCCGGCGCGTGGCGGGTCCGTTCCAGCGGGTCGGGCTCTCGGCGACCGTGGGCACGCCCGAGGAGGTCGGGCGGTTCCTCGTCGGGTCCGGAAAGCGCGACCCCGACCGCCCCGGCGACCGCGAGTTCGAGATCGTCGAGGTCGCGGCCGGGACGCGGACCGACGTCCGGGTGCTCGATCCGGAGATCACGGGCCGAGACACGACCCTCGCGGGCGAGCTGGCGGTCGACGAGACGACCGCGAGCCACGTCCGGACGATCCGGGAGATCGTCGCGGACCGCGAGTCGACCCTGATCTTCGTCAACACGCGCCAGACCGCGGAGGCGCTCGGCTCGCGGTTCAAGACGCTCGCGGAGCGGGAGGAGAAGGACGGGGCGGTCGACGACCCCACCGAGATAGAGGTCCACCACGGCTCGCTCTCGAAGGACGTCCGGATCGACGTGGAGGATCGGTTCAAGGCGGGCGAGATCGACGGGCTCGTCTGCACCTCGTCGATGGAGCTCGGCATCGACGTGGGGCGCGTCGACCACGTGGTCCAGTACGGGAGCCCGCGCGAGGTCGCCCGGCTGCTCCAGCGCGTCGGGCGCGCGGGCCACCGCCGCGACCTCGTCTCGGAGGGGACCGTCGTGACGCAGGGCGGCGACGACACCCTCGAAGCGCTGGCGATCGCCCGGCGCGCCGACGCCGAGCTCGTCGAACCGGCCGCGATCCACCACGGGAGCCTCGACACCGTCGCGAACCAGATCGTCGGGGTCGTGATGGACGAGGGCGACGTCCACGCTCGGGAGGCGTACGACACGGTCACGAGCGCCTACCCGTTCCGCGACCTCTCGGAGCCGCAGTTCCAGGAGATCGTCCGGGAGCTGGACGGGAACCGGCTGCTGTGGCTCGACGAGGAGTCGGACACCTTGGAGAAGTCGGGGGGCACGTGGCAGTACTTCTACGCGAACCTCTCGATGATCCCCGACGAGTCCACCTACGAGGTGTACGACATGTCCTCAAGACGCGGCATCGGCACCCTCGACGAGCGGTTCGTCGTCAACTTCGCCGGGCCGGGCGAGACGTTCATCCAGCGCGGCGAGATGTGGCGCATCACCGAGGTCGACGAGGAGGAGGAGCGCGTGAACGTCACGCCCATCGCCGACCCCGCGGGCGAGGTGCCCTCGTGGATCGGTCGGGAGATTCCCGTCCCCAAGCCCGTCGCCGAGGAGGTCGGGCGAATTCGGGGCGAGGCCGCCGAGGCGCTAGAGGCGGGCTCGACGCCCGAGGCGGTCGCGGCCGACCTCGCCGAGCGCTACCCCGCAGACGAGGGGACGATCGCGGCCGCGCTGAAACCGGTGGTCGACCACGTCGACGCCGGCCACCCGGTGCCCGCGGACCGCCGGGTCGTGATCGAGGGGAGCGCCCGCACGGTCGCGGTCAACGCCGCCTTCGGCCACGAGGTCAACGAGACGCTCGCGCGGCTGCTCGCGGCGCTCGTGGGCCAGCGCGCCGGCTCGTCGGTCGGGATGGACGTCGACCCGTACCGGATCGAGTTCGAGGTGCCTCACGGCGTCGATCCCGCGACCTTCCGGGAGGTGTTGGAGACGACCGACCCCGACCGGCTGGAGGCGTACCTCGAACTCGCCCTGAAAAAGTCCGACGCGCTGAAGTTCACGCTGGCGCAGGTCGCCGCGAAGTTCGGCGCCGTCAAGCGCTACCGCGAGGGGAGGGGGCGGTTCGGCGGCGACCGCCTCCTCGCGGCGCTGGAGGGGACGCCGGTCTACGACGAGGCGCTCCGCGAGGTGTTCCACGCCGACCTCGCGGTCGCGGAGACGGCGGAGGTCCTCAGGGAGGTCCGGGACGGCTCCCTCGACCTCGAAATCGCCCGCGAACGCACCCCTCTCGGCACGGCCGGACGCTCTGCGGGGACCGAGTTCCTCGTCCCCGAGAACGCCGACGCCGACGTGATCGAGACGGTCCGCGAGCGCATCCGGAACGACCGCGTCATCCTGTTCTGTCTCCACTGTGCCGACTGGAAGCGCACGACGAAGGTGCGGCGCATCCCCGATCGGCCGGAGTGCCCGGAGTGCGGCTCGACCCGCGTCGCGGCGCTGAACCCGTGGGACGACGAGACGGTCGCGGCGGTCAGAGCGACCGAGAAGGACGAGGAGCAGGAGCGGCGGACGAAGCGGGCGCATCGGGCGGCTAGCCTCGTCCAGACGCACGGGAAGCGCGCCGTGATCGCGCTGGCGGCGCGCGGCGTGGGGCCGCACAACGCCGCGCGGATCATCAACAAGCTGCGCGAGGACGACGACGAGTTCTACCGCGACGTGCTCAGACAGGAGCGCGAGTACGCGCGGACGCAGTCGTTCTGGGACTAG
- a CDS encoding MBL fold metallo-hydrolase, with protein MEPITVTADAEEFTCNAYLVPGEAPTLVDAGTMPGVGDVIADALDDAGVDGLDRVVLTHQHHDHVGELDAVLDRFDATLYAKAAHPRRDVGIVDGDEILIGDEPCEVVESPGHADDHVAFVGEERLYSGDVVVYNDGAFDDGSFGRTDMAGQSREELIESLHTILNVLPDTVEAMYPGHGDVYRASDGPDTVREVIERATERAERREPKYPDE; from the coding sequence ATGGAGCCGATCACCGTCACTGCCGACGCGGAGGAGTTCACCTGCAACGCGTACCTCGTGCCCGGCGAGGCGCCGACGCTGGTCGACGCCGGAACGATGCCCGGCGTGGGCGACGTCATCGCCGACGCGCTCGACGACGCCGGCGTCGACGGGTTAGACCGGGTCGTGTTGACCCACCAGCACCACGATCACGTCGGCGAGCTCGACGCGGTGCTCGACCGCTTCGACGCCACCCTCTACGCGAAGGCCGCGCACCCGCGGCGCGACGTGGGCATCGTCGACGGCGACGAGATCCTGATCGGCGACGAGCCCTGCGAGGTCGTCGAGAGTCCGGGTCACGCCGACGACCACGTCGCGTTCGTGGGCGAGGAGCGGCTCTACTCCGGCGACGTGGTCGTCTACAACGACGGCGCGTTCGACGACGGCTCGTTCGGTCGCACCGACATGGCTGGCCAGTCGCGCGAGGAGCTGATCGAGAGCCTCCACACGATTCTCAACGTGCTCCCGGACACCGTCGAGGCGATGTATCCCGGCCACGGTGACGTCTACCGCGCGAGCGACGGTCCCGACACGGTCCGCGAGGTCATCGAGCGCGCGACCGAGCGCGCCGAGCGACGCGAGCCGAAGTACCCGGACGAGTAG
- a CDS encoding DUF5786 family protein, which yields MGFGSYDESEQENQDLDADFDDEDGVRAAEEVHEGSVDYEPGASNDELLDRLQEIKSEEN from the coding sequence ATGGGCTTCGGAAGCTACGACGAATCCGAACAGGAGAACCAGGACCTGGACGCGGATTTCGACGACGAGGACGGAGTCCGAGCGGCGGAAGAGGTACACGAGGGCTCCGTCGACTACGAGCCCGGCGCCTCCAACGACGAGCTCCTCGACCGGCTCCAGGAGATCAAATCCGAGGAGAACTGA
- a CDS encoding endonuclease dU: protein MTAPSRTLGIAFSDGDRTSRLAGAVVRRDGTLDGLAFGRCTVGGTDATDAAVALFDALDREDVRHVACAGVAPAWFNLLDLRRLHEALDRPVYAVSYEASPGLEPALCDAFDGDALDRRLDVYRSLPPRVPVERDGEGERDSPNDRPAPLFVRAVGIDDGRAAAAVRDLLRDGFRRPEPLRLAAIAASAHREATAGG, encoded by the coding sequence GTGACCGCGCCGAGCCGGACGCTCGGGATCGCCTTCTCCGACGGCGACCGAACCAGCCGCCTCGCCGGCGCCGTCGTCAGACGCGACGGGACCCTCGACGGCCTCGCCTTCGGGCGCTGCACCGTCGGCGGCACCGACGCGACCGACGCCGCGGTCGCCCTCTTCGACGCCCTCGACCGCGAGGACGTCCGCCACGTCGCCTGCGCCGGGGTCGCCCCCGCCTGGTTCAATCTCCTCGACCTCCGCCGCCTGCACGAGGCCCTCGACCGGCCCGTCTACGCGGTGAGCTACGAGGCGAGCCCCGGGCTCGAACCCGCGCTCTGCGACGCGTTCGACGGCGATGCCCTCGACCGCCGGCTCGACGTCTACCGCTCGCTCCCGCCCCGCGTACCGGTCGAGCGCGACGGAGAGGGGGAGCGCGACTCGCCGAACGACCGCCCCGCCCCCCTCTTCGTCCGCGCGGTCGGGATCGACGACGGCCGCGCGGCCGCGGCCGTCCGCGACCTACTCCGAGACGGGTTCCGCCGGCCCGAACCGCTCCGGCTCGCCGCCATCGCGGCCAGCGCGCACCGCGAGGCGACCGCGGGGGGATAG
- a CDS encoding glycerate kinase type-2 family protein: protein MSDDSPPDGGASDDSAPDVTFRDRDRLVRTPAHGVALDCLAAGIAAARPDRLIPSAVSVRDGVLRIEGSETGADADRVGEYDLDDYDRVVLIGAGKASAEVAAALARVLEGTGREIAEGVVVTEDPSERPSTPGVEILPGDHPVPSDEGVESARRVLDVAERAGPDDLVLAAITGGGSALLAAPADPISPDDLRELTEALLACGASIDEINAVRKHCSAVKGGQLARAAGPATVATLAISDVIGDPLDIIASGPTVPDPSTYADALAVLDRYDLDAPESVRERLDAGAAGEIAETPAAGDSAFDRARAFVVGNGRTALDAAADAAADRGYEPLVLAAGVRGEARDAGVTHVAIAEECAVRGSPAEPPAVLLSGGETTVTLGDADGTGGPNAEFAASAGLALAEGPLGGNGGSSRIVVASADTDGIDGPTDAAGGIADATTLDPDVARDALDRHDAYPLLDEAGALLRTGPTGTNVNDLRAIVIEAADGE from the coding sequence ATGAGCGACGACTCTCCGCCGGACGGCGGCGCCTCGGACGACTCCGCCCCCGACGTGACCTTCCGCGACCGCGACCGACTCGTCCGGACGCCGGCCCACGGCGTCGCACTCGACTGCCTCGCCGCCGGGATCGCGGCCGCGCGCCCGGACCGGCTGATCCCGAGCGCCGTCTCGGTTCGCGACGGCGTCCTCCGGATCGAGGGGTCGGAGACCGGTGCGGACGCCGACCGCGTCGGCGAGTACGACCTCGACGACTACGACCGCGTGGTCCTGATCGGGGCGGGCAAGGCGTCCGCGGAGGTCGCGGCCGCGCTCGCCCGAGTGCTCGAAGGCACCGGCCGCGAGATCGCCGAGGGCGTCGTCGTCACCGAGGACCCGTCGGAGCGACCGTCGACGCCGGGCGTAGAGATCCTGCCCGGTGACCACCCGGTCCCGAGCGACGAGGGCGTGGAGAGCGCGCGGCGCGTGCTGGACGTCGCCGAGCGCGCCGGCCCGGACGACCTCGTGCTCGCCGCGATCACCGGGGGCGGGAGCGCGCTGCTCGCGGCGCCCGCCGACCCGATCTCTCCGGACGACCTGCGCGAGCTGACCGAGGCGCTGCTCGCCTGCGGCGCGTCGATCGACGAGATCAACGCGGTCCGCAAGCACTGCTCGGCGGTGAAGGGCGGGCAGCTCGCGCGGGCGGCGGGCCCCGCGACCGTCGCCACGCTCGCGATCAGCGACGTGATTGGCGACCCGCTCGACATCATCGCGAGCGGTCCGACCGTCCCCGACCCCTCCACCTACGCGGACGCGCTGGCGGTGTTGGACCGCTACGACCTCGACGCGCCGGAGTCCGTGCGCGAGCGGCTCGACGCGGGCGCGGCGGGCGAGATCGCGGAGACGCCGGCCGCGGGCGACTCGGCGTTCGACCGCGCGCGGGCGTTCGTCGTCGGCAACGGCCGGACCGCGCTCGACGCCGCCGCGGACGCCGCCGCAGACCGCGGGTACGAGCCGCTGGTGCTCGCCGCCGGAGTCAGGGGGGAGGCCCGGGACGCCGGCGTCACGCACGTCGCCATCGCGGAGGAGTGCGCGGTGCGGGGGTCGCCCGCCGAGCCGCCGGCCGTGCTGCTCTCGGGCGGAGAGACGACCGTGACGCTCGGCGACGCCGACGGGACGGGCGGGCCGAACGCGGAGTTCGCGGCGAGCGCCGGCCTCGCGCTGGCCGAGGGGCCGCTCGGCGGGAACGGGGGTTCGTCCCGCATCGTCGTCGCGAGCGCCGACACCGACGGGATCGACGGCCCCACCGACGCCGCGGGCGGGATCGCTGACGCGACGACGCTGGACCCGGACGTCGCCCGCGACGCCCTCGACCGCCACGACGCCTACCCCCTGCTCGACGAGGCCGGCGCGCTGCTCCGCACCGGGCCGACCGGGACAAATGTCAACGACCTGCGCGCGATCGTGATCGAGGCGGCCGACGGGGAGTGA
- a CDS encoding aldo/keto reductase produces the protein MTPELDEIDLGTVPLGRTGLRTSELQLGTWRFGRVTEAGNVEIDEARAHELLDAYEAAGGRYVDTADVYGGGDCERWIGDWLAERDRERYTVASKVYWQIRDGDPNSRGTNRKNVRHRVDALLDRLDTDYIDVLYIHRWDDETPARELMKTLNGLVESGKVHYLGASTLRPNAWKVARANAIARSEGWEPFTVLQPRYNLVDREVEGDYLEFARQQNLAVSPWSPLGQGFLTGKYDRDEDLPDESKAAESSRFREAYLTEENFDVHDELDAVADEVDASPAQVALAWLAHRDDVTAPIVGARTVDQLAENLAAASIDLSDEQVDRLTAAKAGPYDEL, from the coding sequence ATGACGCCCGAACTCGACGAGATCGACCTCGGCACCGTCCCGCTCGGTCGGACCGGGCTCCGAACGAGCGAGCTCCAGCTCGGCACGTGGCGCTTCGGCCGCGTGACCGAGGCGGGGAACGTGGAGATCGACGAGGCGCGCGCCCACGAGCTGCTCGACGCCTACGAGGCCGCCGGCGGCAGATACGTTGACACCGCCGACGTGTACGGCGGCGGCGACTGCGAGCGCTGGATCGGCGACTGGCTCGCCGAGCGCGACCGCGAGCGCTACACGGTCGCCTCGAAGGTGTACTGGCAGATCCGCGACGGCGACCCGAACAGCCGCGGGACGAACCGCAAGAACGTCCGCCACCGCGTCGACGCTCTCCTCGACCGGCTCGACACCGATTATATCGACGTCCTGTACATCCACCGCTGGGACGACGAGACGCCGGCCCGCGAGCTGATGAAGACCCTGAACGGGCTCGTCGAGTCCGGCAAGGTCCACTACCTCGGCGCGTCGACGCTCCGCCCGAACGCCTGGAAGGTCGCCCGCGCCAACGCGATCGCCCGGAGCGAGGGGTGGGAGCCGTTCACCGTGCTCCAGCCGCGCTACAACCTCGTCGACCGCGAGGTCGAGGGCGACTACCTGGAGTTCGCCCGGCAGCAGAACCTCGCCGTCTCCCCGTGGAGCCCGCTCGGACAGGGCTTTTTGACCGGGAAGTACGACCGCGACGAGGACCTCCCCGACGAGTCGAAGGCCGCCGAGTCGAGCCGCTTCCGGGAGGCGTACCTCACCGAGGAGAACTTCGACGTCCACGACGAGCTCGACGCCGTCGCCGACGAGGTCGACGCCTCGCCCGCCCAGGTCGCGCTCGCGTGGCTCGCCCACCGCGACGACGTCACCGCACCGATCGTCGGCGCCCGCACCGTCGACCAGCTCGCGGAGAACCTCGCGGCCGCGTCGATCGACCTCTCGGACGAGCAGGTCGACCGCCTCACCGCCGCGAAGGCCGGGCCGTACGACGAGCTGTAG